GTATCCCTTCTTGTTTGCAAGTCTATAATTGAAGATTTGGGGTGGGATGCGATAATCATATAACTAGAAAAGCAGAGAGTCAAAGCTAAGTTGATCAAAGTTAGAGTGTAGTTTGAAaataatggggtgcaaataaagcTCACCAACCATGTTTCATCAAAGATAATATTCAGCCCATGAGATTCCATAGAATTATATAAATCCCACCATGTCAGCCCATGTTACCCTTTTTGGTGGGTAGCCCATGTTACCCTGCTAAACCCGAAGACCTTGTGCCTTAAAGGTTTAGACAATGAAGAAAACTACTATTGAGTTTTTCTAAGTTGCAACTGTTATATGGGTAGGCTGGATCTTGGTATATATGGGTAGGCGCACGAATCTGAGTTCGATTCCGTAGCGTTCTTTCGATGGTCTACCATGCAGGATGGGTCCCAGAGTGGGCCAACTCTTAGGTATGTTCTCCATCACGAACAAAAAATCAATACAATTAATCCATTTTAAATCTCCAACTAGAAAAATTCATCCGGACAAGCTCTTCGATCCGTACACCAAGAAAAACATGGACTCTTCCATCTTTTCAGACCCAGAAAAGTGCAAGCCTATGTATGAATTGTTTGTGACTGATCATGACCCAGGTCTTCGATCACCATTTCTACGATCTTTAGGTGCTTGCAAATCATTATACTGAAGTTTCAACTAGTCTACAATTGCCTCATAATTATCTGGGTTTGAAGAACATGATTAGCACATGCACCATCTGTTGTGCTCATGTAACTACTAAAATGCATGGAACCACTTGACGATAGTGTAATTGGTTCTCTCTCCAGATTTAGGACGTAAAGAATCTCGTTTGAGATCGGGAGATCGATTCTAAACTAACACAGTTATTTCCAAATGATTTGCACTAGGTCTCATCCAAACTAACCTGTCAAGCGGGTATGAGTGTATGACATGCCTTGCTCAGCCTCAATTTGAGCTTAGTGGGTTGTCCAAATGACAGGCCTACCGAATTGTtttcaattaccaaaaaaaaacctactAAAATGGGAAATCTCATAACATTCAGAATCAAAGCAGAACAGGTAAGTAAAAAACATAATTTCACATACAACAAAACATATGACAACTTAACGTACAAACATACACCACATGAACAGGAAAACACTCAAAATCACGACCAGATATGTAAGCATATGATATCATTCAAGCGCGCTTGAGGAGGACGAACAGTTGAACCATAGCCTGGTAGCTTGATGACTCTGAATATATACGAGAGTCCACAACTTTCTTTGCGAACAGATCGAACAATTGATCGACGATATTCTTTCCGAAATGCTCACTTATCATTCCTTCCAAAGAAGCTCTCATGTGAAAGATTATCATTGGTATGTTGAAACGCCTTTCATGGATTATTGGCTCCATTCTCTCAATGCTGAAACAACCATTCTTCTCTATCAACTCCTTCAACTCTTTCTCAGTTGGGTTGTACATGGGCAAATTGAAGTTGTCCACCTTTGCTTCACTAATCAATGCCTGAATTGTACAATAAACAATATATACACTTACCTGCATTAGTACTTATTTTGAAACACTAATAAATGTAACCGGGGACTCAAGGGTTCTAAAATTTCGCAGAGTCTATAATTCATATCTAACGACAATAGGTGTGTTACAGTGTTAGGTATCTTTTTCATACGAGTAATGAAATATGTGCTAGCTAATGTGACACACCTAGCTATGATCAGATCTGGAAGTTCATACTCTTACAGAATTATAGAGTTTTCTCACCATAATGGCTCCGTTTGATGGAGTTTATTTGATTAAATTTATAGCTGACGTTAGTTTATAAACTGTAAAAAAGTCTATTATGTTTAGCTTAAGACATAGaataaaaattacacaaaaaatgaaaaactataTAAATCATTGCAGtttgttattttataattttttattttttggcaaatttcatttaaaagaaaaaaaaaactcggaAATAAACTTCAActaaggcttttttttttcggaGTGTTTTGGAGCTTATAAGTTTCGGAGGTATTAAGCACAGCTTCTCCCGCGAGCTTATAATTATTAAGCTCCACAATAAGCTATACCAATCAACCTCAACACAAACCCTAAAGTTCGATAAACAAAATCAGTACCTTCTTGGCCAAGTCAACGACACTTGCTCCAAGTAACTCATAAACTGCTAACACATTGCACAGTGAACAAGGAACCCCATCAGGACTACATAGTATCAAAATCCCCATTAGTCCTCCATGGACAACCTCTTGAGCTCTAGCATTCAAAAAAGATGTGGTATCTATACCAAACTGAGCTGAATAGGCCTTAAGAACATGTTTTGGAGAACTTGAGTAATGAATCCTGCCCTTATTGAATGCAAGAGAGTCCTCATCTACCAACTCTCTAGGCACACTTGAGAGCCAGTGAAGTGCATACGATGAGTGGACGAAATGGAGAGAGTTCTTAGCAAACAATCGACCCTGGAACGGGCCGGGAACACCAGCTGCGGAGTATTTTCTATCAGATGGAAGATTCTTGAAGAGGGTGTTGAAATCATTAGAGATTTGGTCATTGAAAAACACTTGAAATTCAAGATTATTCGCTTCTTCGGACGAGCGATAACTGGTTTGGCATTTGAGTGTTATAGAGTCTATTATGTTTTGCACTGCAGTGAATGTGTTAGGTCCAACAGAACATCCCAAATCCGCAATCCTAAAGGAGTTTGGAGAAGAAAGTTGAACTAAATCAAGCTTTTCGGCTATCGCTTCGTTGATCATGGCTTTCATTAGCTCCACTCCATTTCTCTGCAACATATAATTAACGTCAGTGAAAAAATCGTAAGGACAAGCTCAGTATATACAGATTATCATATATGGTAAGAGTATATGTATAGATTGTGAATAAGCATTGCCTGCAATGAGGAATTGTGAGTGTAGCTATACCGTCCATCTCCTCCATTCATTGAAATCGGAGTAGTAGTTTTTTCACCGGCCATCTCACTCATGTTCTTAATTtcctctctcaagtctcaaatcATAGAACAAACTATATATTTCTACAAAGCTTAGACCCAACTGCTTACATTGGCCCTACACCTAATTAACAAACGTAAATTGTATTGACCAAaatcatgaatatatatatatatatacacaccctcATGCTCAGATAAGGACGCCCGTATTACAggcatcctttttttttctctacgtCGAACActtactttttattttgttattgggCCCGCTGGTTTGGGCCCCACAGCAAAGCATGAAATAGTCAGCCCATAACTTTGAAAGTTACGGGCGTGCATATGAGACTCAAGACTAATATCTCACATCGGATTGATTGGTATAAGTAAAAACCTTGCACCTCTCACACAATGATGCGTTTTCTGGGTTTAAGAATCAATGATGACGATCCATTAATAACAAATCCATGCAAACCCGTGGCGTtccagagcggacaatatccTTTGACTAATTGATTAAATCGTAAGAAAGATACATAAATGTGCAACTTGTGAAGTTAGTGATGAGAAATGACAAATGACTCAAATATTATGAACAACTTAATTAAGTTGTTCATAAATTTAGGAAATCCAAACTAGTGCCTAATAAGACCCAATTTGCAATGTCAACTGTTTGAATGTTTCATTCATTACCAATTTCCATTTTTTAAACAGATTTGcaaaaacaaattcaacaaattAAACATACAAGAAGCTAGATCGTTGATCTGTTCCATCTTTGATGGGGTTAATGACGTACGGATTAGAGTACGCTgctattgttaaaaaaaaaaaaagagtatccTCATCTTCCTTATTTTTGaggtataaaatattttttagaaaatttaaaattaataaataaaaagtttGTAAAGTTTTGATCGTTGGATCATGTCATTCAACTATcggatctttaaaaaaaaattcacacacTTTTCATCTAACGACTCAGAACTACTCAAATTTTTACgcattttctttaattaattcgatttttaaatttaacaaaaaatacaatattagattcaaaatttgatttcatacctatcttttataattttttggaaattttaaaaaatattgatataaaaaaattaagaatatgagggactattagaatacgtgtttgacttgattttttgtgtaatagatgtGGGACCgcgccaacaaaaatgttggcccagcaaataaacaaccattgcatttgcccttatatatatatagtagttgCTTACCCCCATCCGCTAGTGAAGTACGGTACGGAGCTACAACAAGGCCATGTCTTGAAAAATTCATGAGTCAATGacgactttttttaaaaaatgacatgtagtccaTCAGTTTAGTAGTCCTTGGGAATTCACtaagtttattccattgatttaatcaatgaaatatttttattttcactatgttatcccagaattcattgtccaaatttattgttttaacatatattttattttttttaaagcacagtctacaattcattgtttttgaaaatttcattcaaaaaaataatgaaattaagaaattccattgaaaaaaacaatggaattaagatttacccgataaaactcatcgacaatggattttTTTAGAAGGAGTTTTATGctctgattctgaatatgtaatttttttaaaaatctaccatgaattttgagagttaaaacattttaaaatttcatttaaaatactTGGGCTCTCATGGACTATCTAGCACTACTCCTTTTTTTTACTATTCCATCTTAGTAAGGTGCATAAATTTTGTCGACTAATTTTTAATTCAAACGAAATTCTAAGAAGATTAGAATGCTAGAACGAGACAAACAAGTGACGAGGCAAACGAGTATCTCTCTCTTAGTCTCTTCTCCCGTTTCATTAATTATCAACATCCTTTTTATGTAAactactaattaattaaattaaatgtttATGATTCAATCAATTGCCCCATAGCAAGGGCGGATGCAAAATTTTATCTCAGGGGCAAAGTCATTTCGGGATCCAGGAGCGCTAGAGTTTAGAATAgcgataagtaataattgaaagttgatTTGTGAACAAATCATCTATCTATGTACCTTGCTAGAGATGGAATATCTAGGTGACTAGCTCATTGTAGGTTTAATTTGGTGAAATCTTTTGTAAATATGTTTAAGAAATGGATGTTGATAATGAACGTTTGAGTAAAACGTTCAAACATAGGACATTGAAAATTGGGTATTattgcaaatgagccattggttaagtggcaatgactttgcatgtccctgactgaggtcatgggttctagtctcacctcctccgaatatttataaggaggtgtgtgggcttagtctgcccctgcgtgggcttgatttgtgcctcctgcgtggggcatgttgacacctgtactttcataggcttgatctggtggtgtgtcgtatattgtatttgtacttgtactcaaaaaaaaaaaaaagaaaattgggtGTTATTTATAACGTACTAATTTGGATTTCCTAAATTTAGAAGCAACTTAATTAAGctgtttaatt
This DNA window, taken from Tripterygium wilfordii isolate XIE 37 chromosome 20, ASM1340144v1, whole genome shotgun sequence, encodes the following:
- the LOC119987506 gene encoding loganic acid O-methyltransferase-like, with translation MAGEKTTTPISMNGGDGRYSYTHNSSLQRNGVELMKAMINEAIAEKLDLVQLSSPNSFRIADLGCSVGPNTFTAVQNIIDSITLKCQTSYRSSEEANNLEFQVFFNDQISNDFNTLFKNLPSDRKYSAAGVPGPFQGRLFAKNSLHFVHSSYALHWLSSVPRELVDEDSLAFNKGRIHYSSSPKHVLKAYSAQFGIDTTSFLNARAQEVVHGGLMGILILCSPDGVPCSLCNVLAVYELLGASVVDLAKKALISEAKVDNFNLPMYNPTEKELKELIEKNGCFSIERMEPIIHERRFNIPMIIFHMRASLEGMISEHFGKNIVDQLFDLFAKKVVDSRIYSESSSYQAMVQLFVLLKRA